GGcgacaaaaaaaggaaaagagtagaggagagaaaaaaggaaaatggtgtaactaaatctcttgattgaaggcacaaataaaggattgagagccttttaaggtggattcttcttcttcttcttcttcttcttcttctgctgctgttgttgttgttgttgctttctTCTTCTGCTGTTGGTGCTGCTACGAAACTTCAGTTCATGAGATGATTGCAATAAATATGTTtatcaaattatttaaaaataaattataaataattacgtaagttagtggacaataatttgtgaatattttcatatacgtaagttagtagacaatgataattctgttcttttcacgtttattgtttccaaaatttatgatttagatactgttgaCAATCTGATTATTTATTTAGTATGTTagaaagttttttcaaaaatttcagcttatatagtgctgaagtttttacaaatgaactaaataacttcagcatcttctgctaaagtttttgaaaaaactttatgacaaaactaataaaTCCAAGACAAAAAAAACTTAAGCTTTtagtgctgaaatttttacaaaagaactaaataacttcagcatcttctgctgaagttttgaAAAGCTTAtctaggacaaaaaaacttcagcttatttagtgctgaagtttttataaatgaactaaataacttcagtatcttttactgaagtttttgaaaaagcttaatgacaaaactaatgaaacCAGgataaaaaaaaacttcagcttatttattgcaattacaaacaaaaacttcagaaatagagaacaaaacttcagctactatgcttaagttcaacaattacaaacaaaaacttcagcacacttgctacttcaggcccgtctactagaatgctaaagttttgcgtgattgtctttgctacttcagccccgtatactgaagttacgcgaaaaagtggtatgcttgcaatttttttgcaaagcgggcacaagttaaaacgtgacccaaaaagcgggtatagatgtaAATTCGAGCCCATACTCTTTAGGTTGAATATGGATCAAATACATACATTGGGTGGGCTGAAAAAGATGATTAACCCGTATATTTTCGGGTCAAATATTGGTTAGTCCAAAACCTGTGATAGTACCATGCCACCACAATCTGAATTCTGAAACGGAGATTACCCAGAATCACAGGGAAAAAAGTCAAAAAAGTTAACTACAGTTATGGGACTCTCAGCTTCTAAGCGAGTAACTCGTTCACTCCAAAGCTCGTCCGAGTTCAACTCGGCATGTGACTTAGTCTACGACGGTTGTCTCTCCCTATCACAGCACGCCTTCCCCGGAGTCAAACCCTACCAGCTCTTCTCCGCCTCCGAACGCCTCCACGCTTCTCTCTATCCCTCCGTCCCTCTCATAACCAACTGGGTCAAATCGCCTCCGACCCGATTACAAGTAGATAAAGCATTTAAAGTCGTCTCCACGCGCCGATCCGGCGAAGAGAAAGAGAGCGAAATTGTGCTCCAGAATACTGAGTTTAAGGAGTTTGCGGTGGAGGTATTTGCAGACGCTGTCGTTTCGTGTGCAGGGAAAGAGCTGTTGAAGCGGGTCCCGGTAGGTGCTATTGGGATTGTTGGTGTGGGTGCGGTGGTGAAGCCCGGGAAAGAATTGGTTGCGGCGGCAATTGGTGCTTACGCGCTTGGTGTTGCCACTTCGGTATACGTCAGCTTGGCTTGATAAAATCtcactattttcattttcttttttgctAGTTGAATCGACAGAATCTATGTTTTCTTTTCACAAAAGTAaataaaagttttttttcttcttgtcttCGTTTTaaggagatgattcaaaaactaCTCTTGCCTTGAGGATACATGTGGTACAATTCCATCAATAGCTGAAACTCACACATGTTTGGATGGATGTTATATATCTGTTTCATAATGTACCGTATATTATTGCATTGTATTGTACTGTGTCATTTTAATGTAGACAAGATGTCATGCaccaataatataaaaataaacttgcaatattaaaaagaaaaattaaggtACGAGGTAGAATTATTACATAAAAAGGTAAGGTAAAAGATagaatatgattatttaataataagaaagggcaagaaaagagaaaaagaaaaagaaaacgacACGACCAAACCAAATAGGTTGTTCCATAAGTGACACTtttcatcgttacgtaacgatggATTTAATTATacgataaaataaaatttaagtaacaatcaaaacaattattgtatttaaaataacaataccaTACAATACAACATGTAACCATCATCAAAACAAGCTGTCAATTATAGAGTAGATTTTTGATACAATAATCATAAAAGACCGTAGTTTGTGAAAAAGATACAATTAAAATTAATCAAAGATGAAAATGATATTTTGTATTACCAAAAAAAAGTAAAGAATATCTTGTTCCAAATACTCTATAAGTACCTAAACATTTAGAAGATGAAGAAGGTGGAACAAAGATCATGGTCTAGTATCCTTGATAACGCATTATAAGAATCATACATCAGTATGATTTAGGGTGTGTTTAGTAGGAAGGGAAATCAGCGTTTAaccatgagaatttcagattttcaCTTAAAGTtgaattttagaattttaaaaaGTTCAAAAGGccgttttccaaaattttcatttcaaaactcacaaaaattcaacaaCATCTCCAAATTGTGATCATATCCAAATACAATTCTAATTTTCAAGTACCATTTTTAACTTGCaattcttttttacttttttcaaaatttcacaattcttataTTCAAATGCCCActtaaatattttggaatatATTTTCTTCATGACTTCCCTTATACTTTCTAAAACTCTCTTTTTAATTTTTCCCACCTACCCCACTCCCATCCCAACCCCACCCATCTCCAACTCTAAACCCCCACCCCACCACCACTACCCCAACCTTCATCGCCGCTACCCTGGCCCATAGACCACCTACCACCCCTTTTTACCCATGTCGTCTCCCATAATGTTTTGCATaaactatctgtatagggtaaaatatgatatgacacatGGTCATCTAAAGAAAAAACACGTGGAATTCAAGACGGTGATGGCCGAAGACCGAATGCAGCAATCTGGCTTGTCAATGGaagggataacgttcataaaggcgTATTAAATGATCTGCGCCGGGTagcatttaataaagaatattctgcagcattaagagcgaTGACCTTTTATAGAGAATTGACATTTATGTTCcctgttacatcttcatcaatgaccctcataattgacattaaaggaggacactaacctaggacctccttccctaggCATATCGATAAATAGTGAgcccagttatcattgtaaagaacacaaattttctggctaacttacactacattctaCACAAAGCTCAATACAATTTTACTTTCTCgccttttgatctcatcattgatGTGCCCGAAAATCTTGTTCCCGAAACTGTCGTCTATGCtatttcatctacattttaaggctaagtattgtataattcttcaattattttattatttcatgatcaaattagtttacttgtttaaaaaccacgtataaattcaattgtagcATTTTAtaggtaaatagtttggtgcccaccgtgtgGCTTAGACAGCCGTGCAACTAAATTGATCCTTACCTTTTTTTACTAACGtgctttgattattttgtcttatagaaaatcacaaaaaatagtagataacactgttaacaacACGCACAATCCTGAGATTCGATGGGATCAACCTCATTTCGAGGACTCAATCACTGACACCTACaattaggggtgtgcattcgatgtatcgattcgattttgatccttatcgataattacttatcgattattgatttgtacatatgcttatcgttatcgtttcaataaggttttgattttttcgatttcaatttatcgatttttggggcttatcgattacaccaataagaaaatttgcgggattccacggaaagtatatcgctataaacacgcctaactaatatggaccaaaagaagctaaaataagatGAACATCATGTATAACATACAAATTATatcaacaagcacatgcaacgaaaGTAAAGCATATGCTTATGATAAGAAAAAGGGCTGTTGATTTAACTTAGTTCCAAAAATTAGCTCATGAGGTGAGGATTTTATGAATTTATGCAATCCGCCAAACAATGTGGAACATTGTAACACACCCAAACGCCTAGTCCACAATCCGAGTGTGGATAACATAAAATGGGCCCTCAATATTGGGAAACACATAAAAGAGATGTGTCATGCTCCAAAGATCATACGTCACGAGAAACGATCACAAAATGCCAACTATTCACACTCAATAAAATACATTGACAGAGCGAGAGAGATTTAAACTTCTATATCTCCATTATAACAAAGCCCCATGACCCTACGGGGCTCAAGCTGATACAAATACACCATGAACAAGCGTTTGGAGGAGAAACGGGAAGAGAATAGAGGCGAAGGGGAGGAAGGGAGTGAGAATCACATAGAACTCAACTGTATTTTGGAGTCAATTTGTATTCAAGAAAAGCAGCTTTTGAATTTTGTCACTATAGAGTAGAAATAACATAAAAGCACGTAAGAATAATAGAAACATGGAAGATTAGACGCCAAACATTAAGTCCACAATTTTGGACACCATAGATTTGGCTGGGGTAGCAACAGATCCAGATGATTGTTTTGCACTGTTGCTGCCATTTTGTAGATAATGAGGATGAGAGGAGGTTTGAAATGGAATCGGATCATTGCTTTTACTGGATGGAGTATGTGGTAAAGGTTAAATCCCTATTTGTTGAGCCTACAATTCAGTGCCTGACATTATTGGATCCACTGGTTTAACTCCGATCATAAGAACTCCATTTATCTGCATAGGAGGTATgcgggagagagagagagagaaataggTAAAAGCGGCGTTGAAGAATGggtagaggaaataatagggttggggacttagggtaaaggaaagggtattatagaataagggtatatttatttttttagtatatcttatcggtttatcgataaatcgataaccgaagaggacaaaatcgaaatGGAAATCGATAACTCCataaggaaaattttgaaatcaaaatcgataaaccgataacaaataatcgattcgatttatctATAAACCaattcgaatgcacacccctaccCACAATGAGGGGAATGACGTCATATCAGTGCATGACAGGCAGTATCCTCGAAAGGTTCGGGAGACAACTCCTGATAATGCTGATGACGAGCATGTTGTTGATGCGGTAAGGGTCTTGCAAGAGCAACATGCGATCATTTTAGGCCGTCTCACGCGACAAGATAATGTTATGACGAAGTTAAGCAAGCGCTGTCGGGGGTTTCAAATAATGCAAATAGACGAGATCCAATTCCTCCCTGTGTTCTCGCAAATAAAACAATGCAGAAAGTTTacaacaacactcccaggggtgAAATTAGCTCCGACAGGGCTGGGGGTAGCAAATCCGGTCTCAATAAAGAGAACGACCcattcaagaatgaacttttacgatttatgagggaagtaaacgcctgcatggaccaaatcccaggtgcgccaccagtattgaaaggtCCGGGCTtgaagaagtatactcaattgccATAAAAGTTGGGTGCCACACCAGAATTAATCCCGAAacggttcaaaatgcctgaagtgCCAAAGTATGACGGGACTTTAGACCCTCAGGatcatattaccacctacacaatagcggtaaaagaaaatgatttatctcctcacgaaattgaatctgtgttgctaaagaaatttagAGAAACCCTCACGAGGGGAGCTCTAATGTGGTATTCATTATTACCCAAACATTCCATAGATttctttgagatgctcgcggattctttcataaaggcccatgccggggccagaaaAGTACAAGCTCGAAAGGCCGATATATTCAGGATTGCGCAGGGAGAGTCCGAGTTACTACGAGAATTCGTTACCTAATTCCAGAAGGAAAAAATGTTGCTACCGGTTCCCAGATGAATGGCAGTTGAAGCATTCACTAAGggattgaatccgagaagttcaaACGCTTCCCGAAAGCTAAAGGAAAGCCTGCTTGAGTTTCAAAATAAGAATCAAAGATGATCATGTTGGCTTTCCATCGTCGACCAAAGGACGAAGAAGAATAGAGAAAAATTAAAAGATGACTACGATTCAGACAAACGGACTTTTAGGGGCCAATTTTTGCCCTACGAGTGAACCAAAGGCCATGGCAAAGGCTTCCGAACAACAGTCAAGTTCACCATTGACAGAAGGATCGATCATGGTCGGAACAATAGATCACTGCAGGATAAAGAAACGTCGGGGTCTTGGGATCCTTCTTATCCCatgttatcggaatacaactttgaCGTCAGTATAGCGGAATTGGCGTCAgccatgagaaacatcaaagagGCATAGTTTCCCAGATTAATGAGATCCTAATCTATAGTGTGAATATTATGGGACGAATGGCCACTATACAGGGGACTGCCGACATCTCCGGGAAGAAGTGGCAACGcaattgaagaatggtcacctcagataattcttaagtgaccgagctaagaacaacTATGTTTGTAATAGACACAACGCGGAACCCTTGAAAGTTGGAAAAAAAACCCCACGCCAAACGATCAATATGATCTTCGGAGGGAATGAGATTAATGGGGTCACCTTTTCGGTAGCAAAGAAGACAaaagtatcaataactcatagtaaaaggCTCTAGGAAAACGATATCACTTTCATGGAGGAAGACGCAGACGGATTGTTGTTACCatacaacgatgcactggtaat
Above is a window of Nicotiana tabacum cultivar K326 chromosome 8, ASM71507v2, whole genome shotgun sequence DNA encoding:
- the LOC107807640 gene encoding uncharacterized protein LOC107807640, with translation MGLSASKRVTRSLQSSSEFNSACDLVYDGCLSLSQHAFPGVKPYQLFSASERLHASLYPSVPLITNWVKSPPTRLQVDKAFKVVSTRRSGEEKESEIVLQNTEFKEFAVEVFADAVVSCAGKELLKRVPVGAIGIVGVGAVVKPGKELVAAAIGAYALGVATSVYVSLA